One segment of Desulfovibrio sp. DNA contains the following:
- a CDS encoding efflux RND transporter periplasmic adaptor subunit, which produces MKPALNPLPLLLLFFLLALGACSQDDSKKNAVPPAPVRVEAVTRADVPRQLHAVGNVRASASVGVKPRVTGEIQQVHFTEGQDVREGDSLITIDPRPFEAALREKKGQLAKSQAQLAKAQDDMSRYGKLVGGGYVSRDAYEKTATDAAALRATVQSDKAAVESAALDLSYCTVVAPISGRVGALNVDKGNMVKSADATVIVSIDTLSPIYVGFSVPEVHLPVIIEQMARATVPVSATPAGGAAEKGFLTLVDNTVDTRTGTIRLRATFENSQRRLWPGQFVQVELPLGMAAGALTVPTRAVQSGREESYVYVVDKDSRASYRKVRPLFEYADHTVVDGEVAEGDKIVVDGQVRLAPGLMVKIMD; this is translated from the coding sequence ATGAAACCAGCCCTAAATCCCCTTCCTCTCCTTCTGCTTTTTTTTCTGCTCGCCCTTGGGGCCTGCTCGCAGGACGACAGCAAAAAAAATGCTGTGCCGCCTGCTCCCGTGCGGGTTGAAGCCGTTACACGGGCTGATGTGCCGCGTCAGCTGCACGCTGTGGGCAATGTGCGGGCTTCCGCCTCTGTGGGCGTAAAGCCGCGTGTAACGGGCGAGATTCAGCAGGTTCACTTTACCGAAGGGCAGGATGTGCGCGAGGGCGACTCGCTTATCACCATTGACCCCCGCCCCTTTGAGGCCGCGCTGCGCGAAAAGAAGGGGCAACTTGCCAAATCGCAGGCGCAGCTTGCCAAAGCCCAGGACGACATGAGCCGTTACGGCAAGCTGGTGGGGGGCGGCTACGTAAGCCGCGATGCCTATGAGAAGACCGCGACCGATGCGGCGGCCCTGCGCGCCACGGTGCAGTCTGACAAGGCAGCCGTAGAAAGCGCTGCTCTTGATCTCAGCTACTGCACGGTGGTGGCTCCCATCAGCGGGCGCGTGGGCGCGCTCAATGTGGACAAAGGCAACATGGTCAAATCGGCTGACGCCACAGTTATTGTCAGCATAGACACGCTTTCGCCCATTTATGTGGGCTTTTCTGTGCCAGAGGTGCACCTGCCTGTCATTATAGAACAGATGGCGCGAGCAACGGTGCCGGTTTCCGCAACGCCTGCCGGGGGCGCGGCGGAAAAGGGCTTTCTCACCCTTGTGGACAATACGGTGGACACGCGCACCGGCACCATCCGGCTGCGCGCCACCTTTGAAAACAGTCAGCGCCGTCTGTGGCCGGGGCAGTTTGTGCAGGTGGAGTTGCCGCTGGGCATGGCCGCCGGGGCGCTGACCGTGCCCACACGGGCCGTGCAGTCTGGCAGGGAAGAATCCTACGTGTACGTGGTGGATAAGGACAGCCGAGCCAGCTACCGCAAGGTGAGGCCGCTGTTTGAATACGCTGACCATACGGTTGTGGACGGTGAGGTGGCCGAAGGCGACAAAATTGTGGTGGATGGTCAGGTGCGGCTGGCTCCGGGCCTGATGGTCAAAATCATGGACTAA